In Xenorhabdus griffiniae, the genomic window AGAAAAGTTAAAGAGTGCATCTGAAGAACTCAAAAAATTCGATAAACTCAATACCACTAAAACTAGTGAAGATCATAAAACATTTACTCCGAGTACAGATTCCAAAGCTAGCCCAGGTAACTATGTTATTGAAGTGCAACAGCTTGCTAAGGCTCAGTCTTTGCAATCTAAGGCATTTTCTGATGTAAAAACCCCACAAGGGGAACAAGGTAAAGGTACTCGTACCATTACTATTACGCAACCAGGTGAAAAAAAAGTCGGCGAAGAAAAAGAAAAGCCAATACACATTTCCCTGAAAGATAATGAAACTTCTCTGATTGAAATTCGCGATGCGATTAATAAACAAGAAGGCAATGTTAATGCCAGCATTATCAAAGCAGAAGATGATAAAAACTATTTGATCCTGACTTCGAAAAAAGCCGGCACAAAATCAGTTATGACGATTAAGGTTGAAGGTGATGATACGCTAGGTAAGTATCTGAACTATACTCCTGGTGTTGTTAACAATGATTCTGATGCAATAAAAGAAACTGTCGCCCCTAAAAATGCAATATTAACGGTTAACGGTATTAAAATTGAACGCCAAACCAATGAAATAAAGGACGCGCCAGAAGGTGTTATTCTAAATCTGAAAAAAGTCTCAGAAACAGTCACAGAACAAGTTCCGGGAAAAAATGGTACAACCGAAACCAAAGAAGTAGTTAAATCAGAAACACTGGTTGTTTCCCGTGATATCGAACCAATGAAAGAAGCAATCAAAAAATG contains:
- the fliD gene encoding flagellar filament capping protein FliD gives rise to the protein MASISSIGIGSGIDPKLLDQLEANEKKRLEPLTQQQTSYKAKLTGFGTLKGSLEKLKSASEELKKFDKLNTTKTSEDHKTFTPSTDSKASPGNYVIEVQQLAKAQSLQSKAFSDVKTPQGEQGKGTRTITITQPGEKKVGEEKEKPIHISLKDNETSLIEIRDAINKQEGNVNASIIKAEDDKNYLILTSKKAGTKSVMTIKVEGDDTLGKYLNYTPGVVNNDSDAIKETVAPKNAILTVNGIKIERQTNEIKDAPEGVILNLKKVSETVTEQVPGKNGTTETKEVVKSETLVVSRDIEPMKEAIKKWVDAYNDVQATFTSLTKFKSVGKGEAASKDNGVLLGDGTLRGIQSQLRQQLFAAQHVDDIATLNKLGIKQKEDGKLEISNEKLEKNLKEKPANVKAFFMGDGEKTGFATQTFNLLKKTLDSHEGTIDTATEGIKKSLKTLERQVEQTNRNIEATMARYKKQFTALDKLASSLKQSELSLFQLLR